A window of the Bufo gargarizans isolate SCDJY-AF-19 chromosome 1, ASM1485885v1, whole genome shotgun sequence genome harbors these coding sequences:
- the LOC122933972 gene encoding uncharacterized protein LOC122933972 — translation MDDNPLPGCSSLISAAEGMPASLTDPSGEPLFNPDSLHHPRSAEWLPLEHVSKYLEARVRCPLSKEARNKLRAECPRPVIPNRVCETPTVDPKMTQFLAKSGWNPRRGLESALRSCQDKLLDIFGPLAKIFDLAEVANAGNKQVDPVELREWVQRAICIAGNVNTSLAIERRKAILFKIEPKLSNLALTEAGKEAQGLLFGEPFIKDLGRFVGAFTALDKAQSSMKRVFHGRVSTRAGSFRGRLSGRAQFQSRGSGRGSFSQRSSFQEHRREQSSFFPSRGNSWRPRGYRGNPSSRRPYG, via the exons ATGGATGATAACCCCCTACCCGGGTGTAGCTCCCTTATATCCGCTGCAGAAGGTATGCCTGCATCTTTAACGGACCCCTCTGGGGAACCCTTGTTCAACCCAGATTCGCTCCACCACCCCCGCTCGGCTGAGTGGTTACCGTTGGAGCAcgtctccaaatatttggaggctaGAGTGCGCTGTCCTCTTTCCAAAGAGGCTCGCAATAAGCTTAGGGCAGAATGCCCCAGACCTGTCATCCCTAACAGGGTATGCGAGACTCCTACCGTCGATCCCAAGATGACGCAGTTCCTCGCAAAATCCGGCTGGAACCCGCGTAGGGGTCTGGAGTCGGCATTAAGGTCCTGTCAGGATAAACTTCTGGACATCTTTGGACCGTTAGCAAAAATTTTTGACTTAGCGGAGGTAGCTAATGCAGGCAATAAACAGGTTGACCCTGTTGAATTGCGTGAATGGGTACAACGTGCCATTTGCATAGCAGGTAACGTAAATACGTCCCTGGCTATAGAGAGGCGTAAAGCCATACTTTTCAAAATAGAGCCCAAGCTATCCAACTTAGCTCTTACGGAGGCCGGTAAAGAGGCCCAGGGCCTATTATTTGGAGAACCTTTTATTAAGGACCTTGGGAGATTTGTGGGGGctttcactgccctagacaaGGCCCAAAGCTCTATGAAAAGAGTatttcacggtagggtctctaccagggccggcagctttaggggccgcctgtccggccgtgcccagtTTCAGTCCCGTGGTTCGGGCCGAGGCTCCTTTTCTCAGAGGTCTTCCTTCCAGGAGCACAGACGTGAACAGTCGTCATTCTTCCCTTCACGAGGAAACTCTTGGCGTCCAAGAGGATATCGAGGAAATCCGTCTTCTAGACGTCCATACG GTTGA